A DNA window from Leptolyngbya sp. KIOST-1 contains the following coding sequences:
- a CDS encoding sucrase ferredoxin yields MNAPFCAEQSRQSGLDIAGTASEHRLYVAIACPPPWERNDMASKGIPTVLRELSEEIYDDYDRYQTRFLLIHNDQLSQENLTRVLVFRKPSGFATAYEKQEFHLGDIRDVAPLVRQVVMGEPLSATPVDLPSRDILVCTHGSRDRCCSRFGTPIYHQARKLVTELGLQNIRIWQASHIGGHRMAPTAIDFPTARYYGYLDETSLRSVLTHSGDIRSLETIYRGWGLLPWAAQVLEKQLLLTHGWDWLTYSAAAQVLEHDADETFNRVEITYCPQSGQQQTVQADIVADTARTVYLNGSCASDKTSAIMPYRVKNVVRCRGEMAGSR; encoded by the coding sequence ATGAACGCTCCCTTTTGCGCCGAACAATCGCGTCAGTCTGGCCTTGATATTGCTGGCACCGCCTCTGAACACAGGCTCTACGTGGCGATCGCCTGCCCGCCCCCCTGGGAGCGCAACGATATGGCATCCAAGGGCATTCCTACCGTCCTGCGCGAGCTGAGCGAAGAAATCTACGACGACTACGATCGCTACCAAACCCGCTTCCTGCTGATTCACAACGACCAGCTCAGCCAAGAAAACCTCACCCGTGTGCTGGTATTTCGCAAACCCTCCGGCTTTGCCACCGCCTATGAAAAGCAAGAATTTCACCTGGGGGACATCCGCGATGTGGCACCTCTGGTGCGCCAGGTGGTGATGGGCGAACCGCTCAGCGCCACCCCAGTCGATCTGCCCAGCCGCGACATTTTAGTCTGCACCCACGGCAGCCGCGATCGCTGCTGCTCCCGCTTTGGCACACCCATCTACCATCAGGCCCGCAAACTGGTGACAGAGTTGGGGTTGCAAAATATCCGCATCTGGCAGGCCAGCCACATCGGCGGCCACCGCATGGCCCCCACCGCCATCGACTTCCCCACCGCCCGCTACTACGGCTACCTGGATGAAACTTCTCTGCGGTCAGTGCTTACCCACAGCGGCGACATTCGCAGCCTAGAGACCATCTATCGCGGCTGGGGTCTGCTACCCTGGGCCGCCCAGGTGCTGGAAAAGCAACTGCTGCTCACCCACGGCTGGGACTGGCTGACCTACTCAGCGGCTGCCCAAGTGCTAGAGCACGACGCAGACGAAACCTTTAACCGGGTTGAAATCACCTACTGCCCCCAATCAGGCCAGCAGCAAACCGTTCAGGCCGACATTGTGGCCGATACAGCTCGCACCGTCTACCTGAATGGGTCCTGTGCCAGCGATAAGACGTCGGCTATTATGCCGTACCGAGTCAAGAATGTGGTGCGGTGCCGGGGGGAGATGGCGGGTAGTAGGTAA
- a CDS encoding ABC transporter substrate-binding protein, whose product MRQLAKLWLLAAVVVIVAIACHSPTPLGEPVPSSPTAAIECRVMLHDGGETELCGQPENVVALSPPLLDILLSLGVQPAGYAEVDLLNSKVFDNPSQQIPYLGDRITTQPVNLGDRHSPSIETLLQLKPDLVLGETFYVKNNYPTLSRIAPTAFFDTGADTGWQPALTAIAQGLNREAQAQQVIAAHNQQVEAVKNQLAPLIAGQSIIVLGWQGIVNQSFVFAGDFTTELLEDLGFQVILGPSDRPGTSMEAVAQIDADHILVMPSGENTIENAQRQWQNDPILQALPAVQAGQLYFMDYQLTRIRGPIAAEIFLNQFAALVTHQQS is encoded by the coding sequence ATGCGGCAACTCGCAAAGCTTTGGCTACTGGCGGCAGTGGTGGTCATAGTGGCGATCGCCTGCCATTCCCCAACCCCATTGGGGGAACCGGTCCCTTCCTCGCCAACCGCTGCCATCGAATGTCGGGTGATGCTCCATGACGGGGGCGAAACGGAACTGTGTGGACAACCTGAAAATGTAGTTGCTCTCAGCCCACCGCTGTTGGATATTTTGCTGTCTCTGGGGGTGCAGCCAGCAGGCTACGCCGAAGTCGATCTGCTCAATAGCAAAGTTTTTGATAATCCCAGCCAGCAGATTCCCTACCTGGGCGATCGCATTACCACCCAGCCGGTAAATCTGGGCGATCGCCATTCTCCCTCCATTGAAACCCTGCTGCAGCTCAAGCCAGACTTAGTGCTGGGCGAAACCTTTTATGTGAAAAACAACTACCCTACCCTGAGCCGCATTGCCCCCACCGCGTTTTTTGACACCGGAGCCGACACGGGCTGGCAACCTGCCCTGACGGCGATCGCCCAGGGACTCAACCGCGAAGCCCAAGCGCAACAGGTGATCGCGGCCCACAATCAGCAGGTTGAAGCGGTTAAAAATCAGCTTGCACCGCTGATCGCTGGTCAAAGCATCATCGTCTTGGGGTGGCAAGGCATTGTCAACCAATCCTTTGTATTCGCTGGCGACTTCACCACAGAGCTGTTAGAAGATTTGGGCTTTCAGGTGATTTTGGGGCCGTCTGATCGCCCGGGTACCTCCATGGAAGCCGTTGCTCAAATTGATGCCGATCACATTTTGGTTATGCCCTCGGGCGAAAACACCATCGAGAATGCCCAGCGGCAGTGGCAGAATGATCCCATTCTGCAGGCGCTGCCTGCGGTACAGGCAGGCCAGCTCTACTTTATGGATTACCAACTCACCCGGATTCGCGGCCCGATCGCCGCCGAGATTTTCCTCAATCAGTTTGCTGCCCTAGTTACTCACCAACAGTCATAG